TGGTGGGAAGAACCGGATCAGCGCTTGCGACCCTGTTTGTTCTTCTTGTTGCGCTTGTTGCCGGACTGCTTGGCGCCACCCGGCTTGTTCGCGGGGCGCTGCCCGGGGACAGGCTTCTTCGGCGCCTCGTCGACGGCGGTCTCAGTCTTCTTCGTGAGATCGGTCTTCTTCTCGACTTCGACGGCCTCGTCGACAACATGCTTCGTCTTGACACCCGGCTTGGCACCGGGTTTCGGGGCGTTGGCCTTGTTCCGCTCTTCCTTGGCGAGCTTGGCCTCTTCCTCTTCCTTCGCCATGCGGCCGAACACGATGTGCTGCTGGGCGTAGGTCCAGAGGTTGTTGCTCACCCAGTAGATGAGGATGGCGACGGGGAAGAACGGGCCGGTCACGAGAATGCCCAGCGGGAAGACGTACAGGGCGAGCTTGTTCATGATTCGCGTCTGCGGGTTGTCGGCAGCCTCGGCAGTCTGACGAGCGACCGACGCGCGCGAGTTCATGTGCGTCGCGATCGAGGCCACGATCATCAGCGGAACGACCACAAAACCGATCTGCCAGCGAGTGAAGTCAATCGTCCCACCGGGTTCGACGAAGGCTTTGAACTGCTCAACAGGCTCGGTGATGTACGACGACAGCGGAACACCGAAAAGGCGAGCATCGAGGAAGTTCGCGACCTGATCCGCACTGAACGCGTAGTTTCCCGTTCCGCGCGTCTCCGCAGCCGTCATCGCGTGGCTCGGCGCACCGAACGGCATAGCGGTTCCGGCACCCATGCGGTTGAACGAGCGCAGCACGTGGAACAGACCGATGAACACCGGGATCTGCATGAACATCGGGAGGCAGCCGAGAAGAGGGTTGAAGCCGTGCTCCTTCTGGAGCTTCTGCATCTCCTCGGTCATCTTGACCCGGTCGTTGGCATACTTCTTGCGGATCGCCTGCATCTGCGGGTTGATTTCCTGCATCTGCTTCGTCGTGCGGATCTGCTTGACGAACGGCTTGTACAGGATTGCGCGAAGCGTGAAGACCAGGAAGACCACCGACAGCGCCCATGCGACGCCGTCGCCGCCGGGAGTGTTCGGCGTCAGGTGGTCGAACAGCCAGTGCCAGACCCACATGATCCAGGACACCGGGTAGTAGATGAAGTTGAGCACGGCTCAGTGACCCCTATCTGATGACGACGCCGCGGCGTCGCTGGTGGAAAGCGTGGAGGGGACCGTTCTCCGGCACCGGGTCGTAACCGGGCTTGTGCCATGGTCCGCATTTGAGCAGTCGCCAGACCGACAGCACCGAACCCCAGAGGAATCCGTGCTTGGTCAGCGCTTCGACCGCATAGCCGCTGCACGTCGGCTCGAACCGACACGTAGGCATGCGAGTGGGAGAGATCCAGGTCCGGTACAGCTCGACCACAAAGATCAACGATCGACGAGGGAGCGAGTACAGACTGCGAAAGAACGTCATGAGGAAGAACCTGCCCGCGCGAACGCCTTCTGCGCCTTCGGGTGAGCGAATCCGGCCCGGAGTTGGGCGGCGAGTTCATCCGTCGACCGGGTTGCGATCGACGGGAACGCACGGAGAACAACAAAGGTCTCCGGGTTCTCAAGCTCCGGGCGGATCTGTGCGAAAGCGTGACGAAGACGCCGAGCGACTCGATGACGGACGACGGCGTTGCCGACCTTCTTCGAGACGATCAGGCCGAGCCACGGTCCGCCGCGGAGGGCGACGTCGGCACGCAGAGCGCTGGTGTCCGGCCACTCCACACCGACTGGTGCAAGGTGAATCACCAGATCACGCGCCGAAACCCGCACACCGGAACCCAGTGTGCGGGTGAAGTCGGATCTCGTGGAGATCCGCCTGGAGTCGGCAGTCACCGATCAGCGCGATCGGAGGCGCGCCGAATCAGGCGGTCAGCTTGGCGCGGCCCTTGGAGCGGCGGCCGTTCACGATGGCGCGGCCGGCGCGGGTACGCATGCGCAGACGGAAACCGTGCACACGAGCGCGACGACGGTTGTTGGGCTGGAAAGTACGCTTCCCCTTAGCCACTGGGTACTCCTAGGGTCGAAACTGCAGGTGGTCCTCGGCCCATGCTCACCTGCGCGGTCTCATCCCACAAGGAATGACCAGCAAGCGTGCTTGGGCGACCTTTCGAGACTACTCAGTGCCGCCTCACGAATCAAACCGCTCCCCACCAGGCTCGATCTGTCCCAGGAGAATTACAAGGGTGGAATTTGTTCACAGCTTTGTCCACAGATGTGGATAACTGTGTGGAGAAGTTAGCGTCTGCGGCGTCGTTCGTGGCACGCTTTACGCCTGAGAGTGACTGATGCGGGATGAGGGGACGCGAGATGCCGAGCGATCGGGAATCGTTCAACGATGTGTGGAACAAGGTCGTCGCTGAACTGACCGACGAGTCCGGTCTGCAAGGGGCGCAACCGCTTTCGCGGATGCAAAAAGCCTGGTTGTCGCTGGTTCAGCCGCTGACGATGACCGAGGGCTTCGCTCTCCTGGCCGTCCCGACACCACTTGTGCAAGAACAGATCGAACGCGATCTCCGCGACTTGATCCGGACGACGCTGAACCGCCACCTCGATCAGTCTGTGGACATCGCCGTGCGCGTCGCCGAACCACAGGAGGTGACACCCGCACCTGTGGAGAGCGTGGGGACACCGCCGCCGGCGGCCGACCCGACACCCTCGAATCAGTTCGCCGCTTTGAACTACTCAGAGCAGCCGACACAGGGCCCCCACCCGGGTCCGCGCGAGTGGACGACCTACTTCCAGGATCGCGATGTCGCGACACCCGCGGAGAGCAGCACCACATCGCTGCATCCTCGCTACACCTTCGACACGTTTGTCATCGGCGCGTCGAACCGCTTCGCTCACGCATCGGCGGTCGCCGTCGCCGAGAACCCGGCTCGGGCGTACAACCCGCTGTTCATCTGGGGTGAGTCCGGCCTGGGCAAGACTCACCTGCTGCACGCGGCAGGTCACTACGCGCAGCGGCTGTACCCGGGCATGCGTGTGAAGTACGTGTCGACCGAAGAGTTCACGAACGACTTCATCAACTCGCTGCGTGATGACCGTCGTGCCGTGTTCAAGCGCCGGTACCGAGACATCGACATGCTGCTCATCGACGACATCCAGTTCCTGGAGGGTCGAGAGGGCATCCAGGAGGAGTTCTTCCACACGTTCAACACGCTGCACAATGCGAACAAGCAGATCGTGGTGTCGTCGGACCGTCCGCCGAAGCAGTTGGCGACGCTCGAAGACCGACTCCGCACCCGATTCGAGTGGGGCCTGATCACCGACGTCCAGCCACCGGACCTCGAGACGCGGATCGCCATCCTTCGTAAGAAGGCGCAGATGGACAAACTCGCGGCGCCCGACGACGTGCTGGAGCTGATCGCGTCGAAGATCGAACGCAACATCCGCGAGCTCGAAGGCGCCCTCATCAGGGTGACGGCGTTCGCGTCGCTGCAGAACGCCGAGCTCGACCGTTCACTCGCCGAGGTGGTCCTGAAGGCGCTCATGCCCGACGACGGGTCGATCGAGATCAGTGCGGCGAGCATTCTGGCGATCTCCGCGGAGTACTTCGACATCTCGATCGAGGATCTTCGGGGACCCAGCAAGGTCCGCAACGTGACACAGGCCAGGCAGATCGCCATGTACTTGTGCCGCGAGCTCACCGATCTGTCACTGCCGAAGATCGGCGAGGCGTTCGACCGCGACCACACGACAGTCATGCACGCGGTCAAGAAGATCAACAAGGAGATGCCTGAGCGGCCGAAGGTCTACGACCACGTTCAGGAACTCACCGCGCGCGTGAAGCAGCGCGCGAACCGTTGACCCTCAAGTGACCAACCAGAGTTGTCTTCAAGCGTCCCGGCGCGTGTCCTCGTGTGTCGCCACCGGCGTGTCGCTCCTACAAAACCCCAGGTGCGCTTCGCCGACACCCTGTGGACAACTTGGTGACGACTACCCCGAAAGTTGTGCACAGGAGTTGTGCACACTGTGGATAAATATCGCCGTCCACAGGGGCACAGATTTGTCCACAGGTGCCGTCCATTCAGGTTCCACACGGCTCAGTGCCGCATGACCTGCGGCTACGACCGTTGTCCACAGATTTCACAGGCCCTACTACTACCTATATTTTCTTTCTAGAGATCTTCCTTTAAAAGTAGGAGTGTGGATGCACAGCTCCACACACTCCGGACCCCGTCCCGGCGGTGCACCAAATCTCACAGGTGTTGCGACCACCCACGGTGGTCGCTCTAAAGTGGGATTCATCGCGGCACTCGATGGGCCGCCAGGCTTCGCACAACCGTGCTCCAGGGCCGAACCAGCAGAAGGGCAATCACCGCTGATGAAGTTTCGTGTCGTGCGTGACGAGTTCGCCGACGCCGTCGCGTGGGTCGCCAGGAGCCTGCCGTCTCGTCCGCCGGTGCCAGTTCTTGGCTGTGTGGTCCTGACAGCGGGTGACGACGGCCTGCGTGTGTCGGGCTTCGACTACGAGGTCTCGGCAACGCAGACGATTTCCGCTGAGGTCGCCGAGTCGGGAAAGTCGCTGGTCTCGGGGCGGCTTCTCGCAGACATCACGAAGGCACTCCCGCATAAGCCCGTCGATGTGACCATCGACGGAAGCCGTGTCGCGATCTCGTGCGGCAGCTCCAAGTTCTCGCTTCCGACGATGCCCGTCGAGGACTACCCGGATCTGCCCGACGTTCCGGAGACCACGGGAACGGTCCCCGCGGAGCTGTTCGCCGAAGCGGTCTCCCAGGTCGCCGTCGCGGCCGGTCGTGACGACACCCTGCCGATGCTCACCGGTGTTCGTGTTGAGATCGAGGGCGACAAGGTGGTCCTCGCGGCCACCGACAGGTTCCGCCTCGCGGTCCGCGAACTGCATTGGGCCCCTGCGGAATCCGGTGCGTCCGGCGCTGCGCTCGTTCCGGCGAAGACGTTGTCCGAGGCGGCGAAGTCGGCGGGCTCGGATGCGACGGGAAGTGTGGAACTCGCCTTCGGCTCGGTCCACGCGATCGGCTCCGACGGCATCCTCGGCATCACGAACAACGCTAAGAAGACCACGACTCGACTGCTTGACGCCGAGTTCCCGAAGTTCCGTCAGCTGTTCCCGGCAGGCCACACGTCGGTCGCCACCGTCGAGAGCGCTCCGCTGATCGAGGCCATAAAGCGTGTGGCGCTGGTCGCTGAGCGCGGCGCGCAGGTCCGCATGGACTTCAGCCGTGACGCAGTCATGTTGACTGCCGGCGGCGACGAAGCCGGCAAGGCCGAAGAAGAGCTCCCCGTCTCGTTCTACGGCGAGCCGATCATCATCGCGTTCAACCCGACCTACCTGCTCGACGGTCTCGCGGCCATCGGCTCCTCGATCGTCGAGTTCGGATTCACCAACCCGGAACCCGACGGCAGCGGACAGCGTCGCGCCGCCGTGCGTCCCGCCGTGCTGCGGCCGGCGTCGGGCGACGATCCCTCCGCCGACGAATCCGGTCTGTACGCAGCGCCGGACAGCGAGTTCAGCTACCTGCTCATGCCGGTCCGCCTGCCGGGCTGACCTGCGCTCACCACGCCTGAAAGAGGATCTCACCATGCAGCTCGGACTTGTCGGCCTCGGCAAAATGGGTGACAACATGCGGGCCCGCGTCAAGGCCGCCGGCCACGACGTCGTCGGCTACGACCCACGTCCGGAAGTGTCCGACGTCGCCGATCTGGCTGGACTCGTCGAGGCTCTCGAGGCGCCTCGCGTCGTGTGGTTGATGGTTCCGCACGGTGAGGTCACGCGAAACTCGGTCACCGAGCTCGCCGGCCTCCTGGAGCCGGGCGACGTCGTGATCGACGGTGGCAACTCACGATTCACCGACGATCAGCCGCACGCCGACCTCCTCGCGGTGAAGGGCATCGGTTACCTCGACTGCGGTGTCTCAGGCGGTGTGTGGGGACGTGACAACGGGTACGCGCTGATGGTCGGCGGCAGCAAGGACGACGTCGCGAAGGTCATGCCGATCTTCGACGCGCTGCGCCCGGAGGGTCCGCGTGAGAACGGCTTTGTGCACGTCGGACCCGTCGGTGCAGGTCACTACGCGAAAATGGTCCACAACGGCATCGAGTACGGCCTGATGCACGCCTACGCCGAGGGATACGAGCTCCTCGACGCGGAGCCGCTCATCGAAGACGTCACCGGCACCCTCCGCGCCTGGACACAGGGAACCGTCGTCCGTTCGTGGCTGCTCGACCTCCTGGTTCGTGCACTCGAAGAGGATCCGGGCCTGTCCGAGATCTCCGACTACACGACCGATTCCGGTGAAGGCCGCTGGACTGTCGAAGAGGCGATCCGCCATTCGGTCCCCGCGAACGTCATCTCCGCCGCACTCTTCGCACGCTTCGCGTCGCGCCAGGAGACGTCACCTGCTCTGAAGGCGGTGTCTGCGCTGCGCAACCAGTTCGGCGGACACGCCATGCGTGACGGCTCCGGCGCCAGCGTGGGCGAGACGTCCAAGCACTGAGGGCGTTGGATCGCCGGTGTTCGTCCGGGAATTGAGTCTGCGCGACTACCGGTCGTGGCCGACCGCGGAGTTCACTCTCGCTCCGGAGACGACGGTGTTCGTCGGTCGGAACGGATTCGGAAAGACGAATCTGCTCGAGTCGCTGTTCTATGTCTCGACACTCCGATCGCACCGGGTGTCGGCTGATGCGCCGCTGGTCAGGTCCGGTTGTGATGCGGCGAAAGTATCGGCGACCGTCGAGAACGACGGCCGCGAGCTGACCGTCGACTTGACGATCGCGGCCTCCGGCGCGAACAAGGCGACGATCAACACTCGCCCGGTGCGGCGTACGCGGGAAGTCCTCGGGATTCTGCGGACCGTGTTGTTCGCCCCCGAAGACCTGTCCTTGGTGCGCGGCGATCCGGGGGAGCGGCGTCGGTTCGTCGACGAACTCGTCGCTCAACTCCGGCCGATCGCCGCAGGCGCCAAAGCCGACTACGACCGCGTTCTACGTCAGCGATCGGCGCTGCTGAAGACGGCGGGCGCCGCGATGCGCCGCGGCGAGACCGACTCGGTGTTGACCACCCTCGACGTGTGGGACGGTCAGCTCGCCGACCTCGGAGCACAGGTGACGGCGGCGAGACTGGCCGTGGTCCGGCAGATCGCACCCCACGTGACCGGGGGATACGCGTCTATCGCACCTCATTCGCGTCCTGCGACCATCGCGTATCGATCAGCTGCCGGCCTTGAAGTGGACGCATCCGAGGGCGGTGACGAGTCGATTCCGCACATCCGCGAGGTGCTCGCCGACCGTCTGGTGCAGATGCGGTCTAAGGAGATCGACCGCGGTTTGTGCCTGGTGGGACCGCATCGGGACGACGTTGAACTGGTCCTCGGCGACGAACCGGCGAAGGGCTTCGCCAGCCATGGGGAGTCGTGGTCGTTTGCGCTCGCGCTGCGGCTGGCGAGTGTGGAACTGCTCCGCGAAGACGGGGTGGATCCGGTGATCATGCTCGACGACGTCTTCGCCGAACTCGACGTCCGACGCCGCGAGAAGCTCGCCGAGTTCACCGCGGACACCGAACAACTGCTGGTCACGGCTGCTGTCGCGGACGACATCCCGGCGGCGGTCGGCGGCCGACGGGTCATGATAGGGGTGTCCGACGACGACGGACCGCGGCGCTCATTGGTCGTCGAGGACGATTCGATGAGGGACGATTCAGTGGTGGACGAGTCGAGCGGGGAGGTGCCTTCCGATGTCTGAGGACGATCCGCTCGCCGGGCGCAGCGGGTACGAGATGGCGCGGAAGGCGCTCGAAGACGCACGCGCGGAGGCCAAAGCCGCCGGGAAGTCGGTCGGCATGGGCCGATCCGCGCCGATGCGCCCGCGCCGATCCGGCGACCGGTCACGCCGTTCCTGGTCAGGGGCTGGACCGGACTCGCGCGATCCGCAACCGTTGGGCAGACTGACCGGCAAGATCGCGAAGTCGCGAGGCTGGGAACCGAAGGTCGCCGAAGGCACGGTGTTCGGCATGTGGCCGACGATCGTGGGTGAGGACATCGCGTCGCACGCGACGCCGGAGCGGATGGCCGACGGAGTGCTGCACATTCGTGCGGAGTCGACCGCATGGGCGACGCAGCTCCGGTACATGCAGGGGCAGATCATCGCGAAGATCGCCGCCGCGATCGGACACGGCGTGGTCAAGAGCCTCCGAATCGTTGGACCGCAGGCGCCGTCGTGGCGAAAGGGGCCCCGCCACGTGTCCGGTCGGGGACCGCGTGACACGTACGGCTGATCGCCGATTCAACGCGCCGGAACCGTTTTGAACGTCAACGGACTCGATGCAACCACTGATCGTCGCGCTACGAGCAAATCAGGGCTCGCCACACCCCTGCTGAGCGCGGCTGCTCAGTCGCCCTGCGGGTACACTGACAGAGACTTACTCGCGAG
This genomic window from Gordonia sp. PDNC005 contains:
- a CDS encoding DUF721 family protein yields the protein MSEDDPLAGRSGYEMARKALEDARAEAKAAGKSVGMGRSAPMRPRRSGDRSRRSWSGAGPDSRDPQPLGRLTGKIAKSRGWEPKVAEGTVFGMWPTIVGEDIASHATPERMADGVLHIRAESTAWATQLRYMQGQIIAKIAAAIGHGVVKSLRIVGPQAPSWRKGPRHVSGRGPRDTYG
- the gnd gene encoding phosphogluconate dehydrogenase (NAD(+)-dependent, decarboxylating) encodes the protein MQLGLVGLGKMGDNMRARVKAAGHDVVGYDPRPEVSDVADLAGLVEALEAPRVVWLMVPHGEVTRNSVTELAGLLEPGDVVIDGGNSRFTDDQPHADLLAVKGIGYLDCGVSGGVWGRDNGYALMVGGSKDDVAKVMPIFDALRPEGPRENGFVHVGPVGAGHYAKMVHNGIEYGLMHAYAEGYELLDAEPLIEDVTGTLRAWTQGTVVRSWLLDLLVRALEEDPGLSEISDYTTDSGEGRWTVEEAIRHSVPANVISAALFARFASRQETSPALKAVSALRNQFGGHAMRDGSGASVGETSKH
- the yidD gene encoding membrane protein insertion efficiency factor YidD — translated: MTFFRSLYSLPRRSLIFVVELYRTWISPTRMPTCRFEPTCSGYAVEALTKHGFLWGSVLSVWRLLKCGPWHKPGYDPVPENGPLHAFHQRRRGVVIR
- the rnpA gene encoding ribonuclease P protein component, with protein sequence MTADSRRISTRSDFTRTLGSGVRVSARDLVIHLAPVGVEWPDTSALRADVALRGGPWLGLIVSKKVGNAVVRHRVARRLRHAFAQIRPELENPETFVVLRAFPSIATRSTDELAAQLRAGFAHPKAQKAFARAGSSS
- the recF gene encoding DNA replication/repair protein RecF → MFVRELSLRDYRSWPTAEFTLAPETTVFVGRNGFGKTNLLESLFYVSTLRSHRVSADAPLVRSGCDAAKVSATVENDGRELTVDLTIAASGANKATINTRPVRRTREVLGILRTVLFAPEDLSLVRGDPGERRRFVDELVAQLRPIAAGAKADYDRVLRQRSALLKTAGAAMRRGETDSVLTTLDVWDGQLADLGAQVTAARLAVVRQIAPHVTGGYASIAPHSRPATIAYRSAAGLEVDASEGGDESIPHIREVLADRLVQMRSKEIDRGLCLVGPHRDDVELVLGDEPAKGFASHGESWSFALALRLASVELLREDGVDPVIMLDDVFAELDVRRREKLAEFTADTEQLLVTAAVADDIPAAVGGRRVMIGVSDDDGPRRSLVVEDDSMRDDSVVDESSGEVPSDV
- the yidC gene encoding membrane protein insertase YidC, which encodes MLNFIYYPVSWIMWVWHWLFDHLTPNTPGGDGVAWALSVVFLVFTLRAILYKPFVKQIRTTKQMQEINPQMQAIRKKYANDRVKMTEEMQKLQKEHGFNPLLGCLPMFMQIPVFIGLFHVLRSFNRMGAGTAMPFGAPSHAMTAAETRGTGNYAFSADQVANFLDARLFGVPLSSYITEPVEQFKAFVEPGGTIDFTRWQIGFVVVPLMIVASIATHMNSRASVARQTAEAADNPQTRIMNKLALYVFPLGILVTGPFFPVAILIYWVSNNLWTYAQQHIVFGRMAKEEEEAKLAKEERNKANAPKPGAKPGVKTKHVVDEAVEVEKKTDLTKKTETAVDEAPKKPVPGQRPANKPGGAKQSGNKRNKKNKQGRKR
- the dnaA gene encoding chromosomal replication initiator protein DnaA; protein product: MPSDRESFNDVWNKVVAELTDESGLQGAQPLSRMQKAWLSLVQPLTMTEGFALLAVPTPLVQEQIERDLRDLIRTTLNRHLDQSVDIAVRVAEPQEVTPAPVESVGTPPPAADPTPSNQFAALNYSEQPTQGPHPGPREWTTYFQDRDVATPAESSTTSLHPRYTFDTFVIGASNRFAHASAVAVAENPARAYNPLFIWGESGLGKTHLLHAAGHYAQRLYPGMRVKYVSTEEFTNDFINSLRDDRRAVFKRRYRDIDMLLIDDIQFLEGREGIQEEFFHTFNTLHNANKQIVVSSDRPPKQLATLEDRLRTRFEWGLITDVQPPDLETRIAILRKKAQMDKLAAPDDVLELIASKIERNIRELEGALIRVTAFASLQNAELDRSLAEVVLKALMPDDGSIEISAASILAISAEYFDISIEDLRGPSKVRNVTQARQIAMYLCRELTDLSLPKIGEAFDRDHTTVMHAVKKINKEMPERPKVYDHVQELTARVKQRANR
- the rpmH gene encoding 50S ribosomal protein L34, with amino-acid sequence MAKGKRTFQPNNRRRARVHGFRLRMRTRAGRAIVNGRRSKGRAKLTA
- the dnaN gene encoding DNA polymerase III subunit beta, translated to MKFRVVRDEFADAVAWVARSLPSRPPVPVLGCVVLTAGDDGLRVSGFDYEVSATQTISAEVAESGKSLVSGRLLADITKALPHKPVDVTIDGSRVAISCGSSKFSLPTMPVEDYPDLPDVPETTGTVPAELFAEAVSQVAVAAGRDDTLPMLTGVRVEIEGDKVVLAATDRFRLAVRELHWAPAESGASGAALVPAKTLSEAAKSAGSDATGSVELAFGSVHAIGSDGILGITNNAKKTTTRLLDAEFPKFRQLFPAGHTSVATVESAPLIEAIKRVALVAERGAQVRMDFSRDAVMLTAGGDEAGKAEEELPVSFYGEPIIIAFNPTYLLDGLAAIGSSIVEFGFTNPEPDGSGQRRAAVRPAVLRPASGDDPSADESGLYAAPDSEFSYLLMPVRLPG